One window of the Methanomassiliicoccaceae archaeon DOK genome contains the following:
- a CDS encoding MFS transporter, with the protein MSGASIVTMDESRVITDRRGQWMILAVMAVAMFLDGMDGTIVNVVLPEISGSFSTDTSTTSWVVTIYFLMMAGLILIFGKVADGGAIKRVFVGGMAIFTVSSLLCGLSTTLPLLLAFRAVQGVGAAMLAVSAFMLCVKFLPKSMAAFAMSMGVLGIAVGGAMGPAIGGVLSELMSWHLVFFINVPIGIVAIALALKAVPRDGEFTARGFDLRGAALLFVSMVCGLYVLESAPSHGFDGVSAACLLVFVVGMALFVMVERRAADPVLKLRLFRLPRLLAAIVTMVIINMCYMGCIYLIPYYLQVEMGLDSIDSGYYLLIPAVATLAFCVWIGRLADKYGNRPFDILSCVIMLASMVVFALIDPDAVWMLVLGLICMGVMWGIGGGPISSRMLENVPDEDRPSSSSLNSFIIYFGCAAGTALFAGLFGLGSGSSGQDLAGLSGEVFLEGFRFAMVFGVVLSIIALVLSWAVNERKAPRRRAED; encoded by the coding sequence GTGAGCGGAGCCTCCATCGTCACAATGGACGAGTCCAGGGTGATCACGGACAGGAGGGGCCAGTGGATGATCCTGGCCGTCATGGCCGTGGCAATGTTCCTGGACGGCATGGACGGGACCATCGTCAACGTGGTCCTGCCGGAGATCAGCGGGAGCTTCTCCACCGATACCAGCACCACATCCTGGGTCGTGACGATCTACTTCCTGATGATGGCGGGGCTGATCCTCATCTTCGGCAAGGTCGCCGACGGCGGGGCCATCAAGAGGGTGTTCGTGGGGGGCATGGCGATCTTCACCGTGAGCTCCCTGCTCTGCGGGCTCTCCACGACGCTCCCGCTGCTGCTGGCCTTCAGGGCGGTGCAGGGAGTCGGCGCGGCCATGCTCGCGGTCTCCGCCTTCATGCTCTGCGTCAAGTTCCTGCCCAAGTCCATGGCGGCCTTCGCCATGTCCATGGGCGTGCTCGGGATCGCCGTCGGAGGCGCCATGGGCCCGGCCATAGGCGGGGTGCTGTCGGAGCTGATGTCCTGGCACCTGGTGTTCTTCATCAACGTGCCCATCGGTATCGTGGCGATCGCCCTGGCCCTGAAGGCCGTGCCGAGGGACGGCGAGTTCACCGCCAGGGGGTTCGACCTGAGAGGCGCGGCCCTGCTGTTCGTGTCCATGGTGTGCGGGCTCTACGTGCTGGAGTCCGCCCCCTCCCATGGGTTCGACGGGGTGTCCGCCGCATGCCTGCTGGTGTTCGTCGTCGGCATGGCGCTGTTCGTCATGGTCGAGCGCAGGGCCGCGGACCCGGTGCTGAAGCTCCGCCTGTTCAGGCTCCCCAGGCTGCTGGCGGCAATCGTCACGATGGTGATCATCAACATGTGCTACATGGGATGCATCTACCTGATCCCGTACTACCTCCAGGTGGAGATGGGTCTGGACAGCATCGACAGCGGGTACTACCTGCTCATCCCCGCGGTGGCCACACTGGCGTTCTGCGTGTGGATAGGCAGACTGGCGGACAAGTACGGCAACAGGCCGTTCGACATATTGTCCTGCGTCATCATGCTAGCGTCGATGGTGGTCTTCGCCCTCATCGACCCGGATGCGGTGTGGATGCTGGTGCTCGGACTGATCTGCATGGGTGTGATGTGGGGCATCGGAGGCGGCCCGATCTCCAGCAGGATGCTGGAGAACGTCCCCGACGAGGACCGCCCGTCCAGCTCGTCGCTGAACTCGTTCATCATCTACTTCGGCTGCGCGGCGGGCACCGCGCTGTTCGCGGGCCTGTTCGGCCTGGGCTCGGGCTCCTCCGGGCAGGACCTGGCAGGCCTGAGCGGGGAGGTGTTCCTGGAAGGGTTCCGCTTCGCGATGGTGTTCGGAGTCGTGCTGTCCATCATCGCCCTGGTGCTGTCCTGGGCGGTCAACGAGAGGAAGGCCCCGAGGCGGCGCGCGGAGGATTGA
- a CDS encoding AAA family ATPase, with product MKQVSTGGMSFQDIRDRDKYYVDKSLLIKDMLDKGDGDVYLYTRPRRFGKTTNITMLDAYFNMQYEGNTWFDGLAISEFPEFDRYRNAFPVIYLDLKDANPRDYGLFIESLNSIIIRTFKRFDKELSSDVVMRSESLLLDRIYSKKASEDDLRESILTLCEILHRYHGRRSIVLIDEYDRALTDSFGTETQKMIIDFLSGFFSTTLKSNRNLQMAYVTGVMQVAKAGMFSGLNNISINNIASTTSDERFGFTEAEVRDILGYYGHQDSFDDVRAWYDGYRFGDAEVYNPYSVMLYVQNGFRAEGYWTGTSENVSLRWMIQRADESNIDKVITILSGGSIETELRYDITYEDMMSLWDTNLYSLMAMTGYLKAEPTDSKTYLISIPNREVKEDLERILTNNKPVMGSKLFVEFCSSLLDMRTEPMETVLNRLLTSGNYLNLNREYAYEILLMTILKGTLAESHDVRTERQEGNGRTDIVLTPLKGGSPPIIIELKTADAIDKLDTAVEDAIRQIHDRRYYNGMKGRVVLYGIAFCGVVSKVGAEILDL from the coding sequence ATGAAGCAGGTGAGTACCGGCGGAATGTCCTTCCAGGACATCCGTGATCGCGACAAATACTATGTCGATAAATCACTCCTGATAAAGGACATGCTCGACAAGGGCGATGGTGATGTGTACCTGTACACCCGTCCACGCCGTTTCGGGAAGACCACCAACATCACCATGCTGGACGCCTACTTCAACATGCAGTATGAGGGAAACACGTGGTTCGACGGACTAGCCATCTCGGAGTTCCCAGAGTTCGACCGCTACCGCAACGCGTTCCCCGTGATCTACCTGGATCTGAAGGATGCAAATCCGAGGGACTACGGCCTCTTCATCGAGTCCCTGAACTCGATCATCATCAGGACCTTCAAAAGGTTCGACAAGGAGCTGAGCTCCGACGTCGTCATGAGGAGCGAATCCCTTCTCCTCGACAGGATATACAGCAAGAAGGCATCAGAGGACGACCTCCGTGAATCCATCCTGACGCTGTGCGAGATCCTGCATAGGTACCACGGCAGAAGATCTATCGTGCTCATCGACGAATACGACCGTGCTCTAACAGATTCCTTCGGCACGGAAACGCAGAAGATGATCATTGATTTCCTCAGCGGATTCTTCTCCACCACCCTCAAGAGCAACCGGAACCTCCAGATGGCGTATGTCACCGGAGTCATGCAGGTGGCCAAGGCGGGAATGTTCTCGGGATTGAACAACATCAGTATCAACAACATCGCATCGACCACCTCCGACGAGAGGTTCGGGTTCACAGAGGCAGAGGTCAGGGACATCCTGGGATACTACGGCCATCAGGACAGTTTCGACGACGTCAGAGCATGGTACGACGGGTACCGTTTCGGTGATGCCGAGGTTTACAACCCGTACAGCGTCATGCTGTACGTTCAGAACGGCTTCAGGGCCGAAGGATACTGGACGGGAACAAGCGAGAACGTGTCCCTCAGATGGATGATCCAGAGGGCCGATGAATCGAACATCGACAAGGTTATCACCATCCTGTCCGGAGGTTCCATCGAGACCGAACTCCGCTACGACATCACATACGAGGACATGATGTCCCTGTGGGACACGAACCTCTACTCGCTCATGGCGATGACGGGGTACCTCAAGGCTGAACCTACAGATTCTAAGACCTACCTCATCTCGATACCCAACAGAGAGGTCAAGGAGGACCTCGAGAGGATCCTGACCAACAACAAGCCGGTCATGGGCAGCAAGTTGTTCGTAGAGTTCTGCAGCTCCCTTTTGGACATGAGGACGGAACCGATGGAGACCGTCCTGAACAGACTGCTGACAAGCGGGAACTACCTAAACCTGAACAGGGAATACGCGTACGAGATACTGCTAATGACGATCCTGAAGGGGACCCTCGCGGAAAGTCACGATGTCAGGACCGAGAGGCAGGAAGGCAACGGTCGCACCGACATCGTCCTGACACCACTGAAGGGCGGCTCCCCACCCATCATCATCGAGCTGAAGACTGCTGACGCCATCGACAAGCTGGACACGGCCGTGGAGGACGCAATCCGCCAGATCCACGACCGCAGGTACTACAACGGCATGAAGGGGAGGGTCGTCCTGTACGGCATCGCCTTCTGCGGAGTGGTGTCAAAGGTCGGGGCCGAGATCCTGGACCTCTGA
- a CDS encoding MarR family transcriptional regulator — MDKRQGTMDLTYKEMMYLYLIDLTEDCTVSKLADMINVSLPAVTKRINSLEERGLVQRTRSEGDGRVKTVTLSERGAALSKRMDDLFYPILDRFAERFPPEDVARFCTMLDMLSDDIEGAIRGSAQ, encoded by the coding sequence GTGGACAAGAGGCAGGGGACCATGGACCTGACATACAAGGAGATGATGTATCTCTACCTGATCGACCTCACCGAGGACTGCACGGTGTCCAAGCTGGCCGACATGATCAACGTCTCCCTGCCCGCCGTGACGAAGAGGATAAACTCCCTGGAGGAGCGCGGGCTGGTCCAGAGGACCAGGAGCGAGGGGGACGGGAGGGTCAAGACCGTCACGCTCTCGGAGCGCGGTGCCGCGCTGTCCAAGCGCATGGACGACCTCTTCTATCCCATACTCGACCGCTTCGCGGAGAGGTTCCCCCCGGAGGACGTCGCCAGGTTCTGCACGATGCTGGACATGCTCTCGGACGACATCGAGGGTGCCATCAGGGGGAGTGCGCAGTGA
- a CDS encoding cysteine--tRNA ligase, with amino-acid sequence MSLRIHNTLTNSLEEFKPIEPGKVRMYVCGVTVYDDIHMGHARSMIVFDMVARYLRYSGYEVTHVTNFTDVDDKIIARAAQEGVEPLELSARYIQKYFEDSARLGINRADIYPKASECIGDIISMVQRIIDNGYAYVAEDGSVYFDVAKMGGEGRLTNRTADQMQSSGRIAADPYKRNPQDFAVWKAAKPGEVSWDSPWGRGRPGWHIECSAMIYRYLGEQIDIHGGGNDLIFPHHENEILQTEAVTGKPLANYWMHNGMLQVKGHGMSKEEKMSKSLGNFFTVKDVLAKYDTRTVRFYFLNTHYMSPLVYGEDMLIEAGAALGRLTNNYRELQAYVRDAPEGAADGNAIASYRNRFREAMDNDFNTREAIGVMFEMASESNRAMSEGTMTASTAREWMSLIAEFDTVLGIMPRDGETGEDLDAVMSILVDLRQELRKRKMYDLADMIRDRVKDAGFSLEDSAEGAKWKRL; translated from the coding sequence ATGTCACTCAGGATCCACAACACCCTCACGAACTCCCTGGAGGAGTTCAAGCCCATCGAGCCCGGAAAGGTCAGGATGTACGTCTGCGGAGTGACCGTCTACGACGACATCCACATGGGCCACGCCAGGAGCATGATCGTATTCGACATGGTCGCCAGGTACCTGAGGTACTCCGGCTACGAGGTCACCCACGTCACCAACTTCACCGACGTGGACGACAAGATCATCGCCCGCGCCGCGCAGGAGGGCGTGGAGCCCCTGGAGCTCTCCGCAAGGTACATCCAGAAGTACTTCGAGGACTCCGCCAGGCTGGGGATCAACCGCGCCGACATCTACCCCAAGGCGAGCGAGTGCATCGGCGACATCATATCCATGGTCCAGAGGATCATCGACAACGGCTACGCCTACGTCGCCGAGGACGGCAGCGTCTACTTCGACGTCGCTAAGATGGGCGGCGAGGGCAGGCTCACCAACCGCACCGCCGACCAGATGCAGTCCTCCGGCAGGATCGCCGCGGACCCCTACAAGAGGAACCCGCAGGACTTCGCCGTCTGGAAGGCCGCCAAGCCCGGGGAGGTCTCCTGGGACTCGCCCTGGGGCAGGGGCAGGCCGGGATGGCACATCGAGTGCTCGGCCATGATCTACCGCTACCTCGGCGAGCAGATCGACATCCACGGCGGCGGGAACGACCTTATCTTCCCGCACCACGAGAACGAGATCCTCCAGACCGAGGCGGTCACCGGGAAGCCGCTGGCCAACTACTGGATGCACAACGGGATGCTGCAGGTGAAGGGCCACGGCATGTCCAAGGAGGAGAAGATGTCCAAGTCCCTGGGCAACTTCTTCACCGTCAAGGACGTGCTGGCCAAGTACGACACCCGCACCGTCAGGTTCTACTTCCTCAACACCCACTACATGAGCCCCCTGGTCTACGGCGAGGACATGCTGATCGAGGCCGGTGCCGCCCTCGGCAGGCTCACCAACAACTACAGGGAGCTGCAGGCCTACGTCCGCGACGCCCCCGAGGGCGCCGCCGACGGCAACGCGATCGCCTCGTACAGGAACAGGTTCAGGGAGGCCATGGACAACGACTTCAACACCCGCGAGGCAATCGGCGTCATGTTCGAGATGGCCTCGGAGTCCAACAGGGCCATGTCCGAGGGGACGATGACGGCCTCCACCGCCAGGGAGTGGATGTCCCTCATCGCGGAGTTCGACACCGTGCTGGGCATCATGCCCCGGGACGGCGAGACCGGCGAGGACCTGGACGCCGTCATGTCCATCCTGGTGGACCTGCGCCAGGAGCTCAGGAAGCGCAAGATGTACGACCTCGCCGACATGATCCGCGACCGCGTCAAGGATGCCGGGTTCTCCCTGGAGGATTCGGCGGAGGGCGCCAAATGGAAGAGGCTCTGA
- a CDS encoding TIGR00269 family protein codes for MRCDLCDREAVTFVRYNGSHLCDRHFMRYVDRRVKREIRKQIDVKHGDRIAVAVSGGKDSMVALKMISSVFGPRNGVEVHAITIDEGIEGYRPPSVDIVRRFCESNGVAFHLRSFTELGVTMDEAAPVSGDASPCTYCGVFRRRLMNDEARRIGADWLATGHNLDDMAQSVMMNFVRGDVERLARMGPHETVQPGLIPRFMPLRTIPEKETLLYALVSGLEFWDGVCPYWQEALRNQYRDMVDGLEDRSPGAKFGILSSFDTLRPMLHREYAGATLHPCPRCGEPTVGSSCKSCELLDTLRARIQG; via the coding sequence ATGAGATGCGATCTCTGCGACCGCGAGGCCGTGACGTTCGTCAGGTACAACGGCTCCCACCTGTGCGACAGGCACTTCATGCGCTACGTGGACCGCAGGGTCAAGCGCGAGATCAGGAAGCAGATCGATGTCAAGCACGGCGACAGGATCGCCGTGGCCGTCTCAGGCGGCAAGGACAGCATGGTCGCCCTGAAGATGATATCCTCGGTGTTCGGGCCGAGGAACGGCGTGGAGGTCCACGCCATAACGATAGACGAGGGCATAGAGGGATACCGCCCTCCCAGCGTGGACATCGTCAGGAGGTTCTGCGAGTCCAACGGCGTGGCCTTCCATCTGAGGTCGTTCACCGAGCTGGGGGTCACCATGGACGAGGCCGCCCCCGTCTCCGGGGACGCCAGCCCGTGCACCTACTGCGGCGTGTTCCGCAGGAGGCTCATGAACGACGAGGCCAGGAGGATAGGCGCCGACTGGCTGGCCACCGGCCACAACCTCGACGACATGGCCCAGTCCGTGATGATGAACTTCGTCAGGGGCGACGTGGAGAGGCTGGCCAGGATGGGCCCGCACGAGACCGTGCAGCCCGGGCTGATCCCCAGGTTCATGCCCCTGAGGACGATCCCGGAGAAGGAGACGCTGCTGTACGCCCTGGTGTCCGGGCTGGAGTTCTGGGACGGCGTCTGCCCCTACTGGCAGGAGGCCCTGAGGAACCAGTACCGCGACATGGTCGACGGGCTGGAGGACAGGTCCCCCGGCGCGAAGTTCGGGATCCTGTCGTCGTTCGACACCCTCCGCCCTATGCTGCACAGGGAGTACGCCGGGGCGACGCTCCATCCGTGCCCCAGGTGCGGTGAGCCCACCGTCGGCAGCAGCTGCAAGTCCTGCGAGCTGCTGGACACGCTCAGGGCGAGGATACAGGGCTGA
- a CDS encoding radical SAM protein, giving the protein MEEALRRKAVLTLGGAVRLPEGFEPPCRISHSTAGPGAGFGSAVFAFDGYRVKKTVSRDSGEFELVVGKRGRLSLTRRGRQFIPRVEIVPVVRHCPEQAFFNLDPRCMYRCAFCNSPLLDPSEDKHLSTERIMEMLEDSLSSYEVKAVSLTSGVVGDVGSTVDRFVDVIRAVRSRCPDMPIGVEPYVSSREHIERLKEAGADEIKLNLESPSREIFSKACPDLDMDSIWSLLSDAVDVFGRGRVVSNIIYGMGETDADLDVAMERMCRMGVLPGLRALRVNDINRVRLMEAGIRCEQITPERAIRLAEMQKAAMRRHGLTTETSVTMCFECGCCDLVPFRDF; this is encoded by the coding sequence ATGGAAGAGGCTCTGAGGCGCAAGGCCGTCCTGACCCTGGGCGGGGCCGTGAGGCTGCCCGAGGGCTTCGAGCCGCCCTGCAGGATCTCGCACTCCACCGCCGGGCCCGGCGCCGGGTTCGGATCGGCGGTGTTCGCCTTCGACGGGTACCGCGTGAAGAAGACCGTCTCCCGCGATTCGGGCGAGTTCGAGCTCGTCGTCGGCAAGAGGGGGAGGCTGTCCCTCACCAGGAGGGGCAGGCAGTTCATCCCCAGGGTGGAGATCGTCCCCGTTGTTAGGCACTGCCCGGAGCAGGCGTTCTTCAACCTGGACCCCAGGTGCATGTACAGGTGCGCCTTCTGCAACTCCCCGCTGCTGGACCCCTCGGAGGACAAGCACCTCTCCACCGAGAGGATCATGGAGATGCTGGAGGATTCGCTCTCCTCCTACGAGGTAAAGGCGGTGTCGCTCACCAGCGGCGTCGTCGGCGACGTGGGATCCACGGTGGACAGGTTCGTCGACGTGATCCGCGCCGTCCGCTCCAGATGCCCGGACATGCCAATCGGCGTGGAGCCGTACGTCTCGTCCAGGGAGCACATCGAGAGGCTAAAGGAGGCGGGCGCCGACGAGATCAAGCTGAACCTGGAGTCGCCCAGCAGGGAGATCTTCTCGAAGGCCTGCCCGGACCTGGACATGGACTCCATATGGTCCCTGCTGTCCGACGCCGTCGACGTCTTCGGCAGGGGGAGGGTGGTGTCCAACATCATCTACGGGATGGGGGAGACCGACGCCGACCTGGACGTCGCCATGGAGAGGATGTGCAGGATGGGCGTGCTTCCCGGGCTGAGGGCGCTCAGGGTCAACGACATCAACCGCGTGAGGCTCATGGAGGCGGGCATCAGGTGCGAGCAGATCACCCCCGAGAGGGCGATTAGGCTGGCCGAGATGCAGAAGGCGGCCATGAGGAGGCACGGGCTGACCACCGAGACCTCGGTGACGATGTGCTTCGAGTGCGGATGCTGCGACCTGGTGCCCTTCAGGGACTTCTGA